In Oryzihumus leptocrescens, the following are encoded in one genomic region:
- a CDS encoding glycosyltransferase family 4 protein, giving the protein MRVVMVLGRSTGGIGTHVAQLSADLRAAGAHVVVVTHPATAERFDFGDVRPWWPRLRPVGAAAASLLDLLALRRLAAASDVVHAHGHQAGLLATLVTLGLRRPRLVVSQHNAVLAGSGRLRLKELAQRLVARRADLVTGASSDLVDQARDLGARDTRLAPVPSPRVPALLAQEPLDRQGRAAERAALLREAGLQVDPGRPLVLTISRIAPQKDLDVLVRAASRLWTPATWVVVGDGDEVLLGELEALVEQVAAPVHFVGARRDADRWLRAAEVFVLPSAWEARALVVQEAMAAGAPVVATDVGGLHDLVEGVGLLVPAGDPTAVSDATRTVLIDPDLRERLARQGRSAAAALPDGDDTAATWLAWYSEGPSMT; this is encoded by the coding sequence GTGAGGGTGGTCATGGTGCTGGGCCGCAGCACCGGGGGGATCGGCACGCACGTGGCCCAGCTGTCGGCCGACCTGCGCGCCGCCGGGGCCCACGTCGTGGTGGTCACCCACCCCGCGACCGCCGAGCGGTTCGACTTCGGCGACGTGCGCCCGTGGTGGCCGCGGCTGCGACCGGTCGGCGCGGCAGCGGCGAGCCTGCTCGACCTGCTCGCGCTGCGCCGCCTCGCGGCCGCCAGCGACGTCGTGCACGCCCACGGGCACCAGGCCGGGCTGCTGGCCACCCTGGTGACCCTCGGCCTGCGCCGGCCCCGCCTCGTCGTCTCCCAGCACAACGCGGTCCTCGCCGGCTCGGGCCGGCTGCGCCTGAAGGAGCTGGCCCAGCGGCTCGTCGCCCGGCGGGCGGACCTCGTCACCGGGGCGAGCAGCGACCTGGTGGACCAGGCCCGCGACCTGGGCGCGCGCGATACCCGCCTGGCCCCCGTGCCGTCCCCGCGCGTCCCGGCGCTGCTGGCGCAGGAGCCACTCGACCGGCAGGGTCGCGCCGCCGAGCGGGCGGCGCTGCTGCGCGAGGCGGGCCTCCAGGTCGACCCGGGGCGGCCGCTGGTGCTGACCATCTCGCGGATCGCCCCGCAGAAGGACCTCGACGTGCTCGTGCGGGCCGCGTCCCGGCTGTGGACGCCGGCAACCTGGGTGGTCGTCGGTGACGGCGACGAGGTGCTGCTGGGCGAGCTGGAGGCGCTGGTCGAGCAGGTCGCGGCACCGGTCCACTTCGTGGGGGCGCGCCGCGACGCCGACCGGTGGCTGCGCGCCGCCGAGGTGTTCGTCCTGCCGAGCGCCTGGGAGGCCCGCGCGCTGGTCGTGCAGGAGGCGATGGCGGCCGGCGCACCGGTGGTCGCCACCGACGTCGGCGGGCTGCACGACCTCGTCGAAGGAGTCGGCCTGCTCGTCCCCGCAGGGGACCCCACGGCCGTGTCGGATGCCACACGAACGGTGCTCATCGACCCCGACCTGCGCGAACGTCTTGCCCGGCAAGGGCGCTCGGCCGCCGCGGCACTGCCCGACGGGGACGACACGGCCGCGACATGGCTGGCGTGGTACTCCGAGGGCCCGTCGATGACGTAG
- the murJ gene encoding murein biosynthesis integral membrane protein MurJ, protein MSPAPSRRAHGLLAAAGLIAVVTLAARVVGFGRWLVFSHSVGVTCVGNVYQTANQLPNVIYEVAAGGALAAIAVPVIAGQLGQGDRESADRTASAMLTWALTLLVPLALLVAALAGPLTSAMLGPDVCRSQPGAAAELGATMLVVFAPQVALYGVGIVLAGVLQAHHRFLGAALAPLLSSLVVIAAYVLYGALSGGHGNDPAHLPAGAAWALSAGTTMGVVALSLPLLVPVRRAGVRLRLTWRFPDGVARRAASLAGAGLVALLAQQAAVLATVWVTNYRSGNGTLNVYTYVQAVYLLPYAVLAVPLAISTFPTLAAQAAQEGVSQEEAAAEAVELEVFERESVEPDPPEREAAAGQVRNSGLGAPAGADGGAAGTDDDASRTLARSTRAVAVAGVLGAAVLLVASRPLGAFFTALDAGRHQPVGRAALQAMPVAMDSYAVGLVGFGLAAVLTRALYVRGRPRIAAVAVAAGWLVAALWPLLALTGPTEPTRTLRTLGVASSAGMTLTGVLLLVAVRQAWGAPALRGLPRTLVAALVAAVVSVAPGRVLADALPTRGLLPSVLVGVLVASVTVVVFVAVLALADRETGRLLTARLRSRVLRRSA, encoded by the coding sequence GTGAGCCCCGCCCCGTCACGGCGGGCCCATGGCCTGCTGGCCGCCGCCGGGCTCATCGCCGTCGTCACCCTCGCGGCCCGGGTCGTCGGCTTCGGTCGGTGGCTGGTCTTCTCGCACTCGGTCGGCGTGACCTGCGTCGGCAACGTCTACCAGACCGCCAACCAGCTGCCGAACGTCATCTACGAGGTGGCCGCCGGTGGTGCCCTGGCCGCGATCGCCGTCCCGGTGATCGCCGGGCAGCTCGGCCAGGGCGACCGGGAGTCCGCCGACCGGACGGCCTCGGCCATGCTCACCTGGGCGCTGACCCTGCTGGTCCCGCTCGCCCTGCTGGTCGCCGCGCTGGCCGGACCGCTGACCTCCGCGATGCTCGGCCCGGACGTGTGCCGCTCGCAGCCGGGCGCGGCCGCCGAGCTCGGCGCGACCATGCTCGTCGTGTTCGCCCCGCAGGTGGCGCTGTACGGCGTCGGGATCGTGCTGGCCGGCGTCCTGCAGGCGCACCACCGCTTCCTCGGGGCCGCCCTGGCGCCGCTGCTGTCCAGCCTCGTCGTCATCGCCGCGTACGTGCTCTACGGGGCGCTGTCCGGCGGCCACGGCAACGACCCGGCCCACCTGCCGGCCGGCGCCGCGTGGGCGCTGTCCGCGGGCACCACGATGGGCGTCGTCGCGCTCAGCCTGCCGCTGCTGGTGCCGGTGCGCCGTGCTGGCGTGCGGCTGCGGCTCACCTGGCGCTTCCCCGACGGCGTGGCCCGCCGCGCCGCGTCGCTCGCCGGCGCCGGGCTCGTGGCCCTGCTCGCGCAGCAGGCGGCCGTGCTCGCCACGGTCTGGGTCACCAACTACCGCAGCGGCAACGGCACCCTCAACGTCTACACCTACGTCCAGGCCGTCTACCTGCTGCCGTATGCCGTGCTCGCGGTGCCCCTGGCCATCTCCACCTTCCCGACCCTGGCGGCCCAGGCCGCCCAGGAGGGCGTCTCGCAGGAGGAGGCCGCCGCCGAGGCGGTCGAGCTCGAGGTCTTCGAGCGTGAGTCGGTCGAGCCGGACCCGCCCGAGCGGGAGGCGGCCGCCGGGCAGGTCCGCAACAGCGGGCTCGGCGCACCCGCCGGGGCCGACGGGGGAGCTGCCGGGACCGACGATGACGCCTCGCGCACCCTGGCCCGCTCGACCCGGGCGGTGGCGGTCGCGGGGGTCCTTGGCGCCGCGGTGCTGCTCGTCGCCTCGAGGCCTCTCGGCGCGTTCTTCACTGCCCTCGACGCGGGGCGGCACCAGCCGGTCGGCCGCGCGGCCCTGCAGGCGATGCCGGTCGCCATGGACTCCTACGCTGTCGGTCTGGTCGGCTTCGGCCTGGCCGCCGTGCTGACCCGCGCCCTCTACGTGCGCGGCCGGCCCCGGATCGCGGCCGTGGCGGTGGCCGCGGGCTGGCTCGTTGCCGCGCTCTGGCCACTCCTCGCGCTGACGGGGCCGACCGAGCCCACCCGCACGCTGCGCACCCTCGGGGTCGCCAGCAGTGCCGGCATGACGCTGACCGGGGTGCTGCTGCTCGTGGCGGTCCGCCAGGCCTGGGGGGCGCCCGCCCTGCGTGGGCTGCCACGCACGCTGGTCGCGGCTCTGGTGGCCGCGGTCGTGTCGGTGGCGCCGGGCCGGGTGCTGGCTGATGCGCTGCCCACGCGCGGCCTGCTGCCGTCGGTGCTGGTCGGTGTGCTGGTGGCGTCCGTGACCGTCGTCGTGTTCGTGGCCGTGCTCGCCCTGGCCGACCGGGAGACCGGGCGGCTGCTCACGGCTCGCCTGCGCTCGCGGGTGCTGCGGAGGTCGGCGTGA
- a CDS encoding copper transporter: MIDFRYHLVSIVSIFLALAVGIVLGAGPLQNNIGQSLNEQVTALRQDKATLRAQLEAQQRGIDARDTFANTVTPKLVSGSLSGRTVSIVVAPGADADTVKKTTTALTGAGARIGSTVTLTDAWVDPTKRTFRDNLATQLASLVKAPGTLSTPEMLPGTVLARALLTTAERPTDKLDPSAAQALEGLKAGDLLTVGSDPVVPASSAVLVAGPVKGANEEDTSARLASWVALTRALDAADSGTVVTSTMNATDPQTTGALVAAVRADGDASKAVSTVDDGDQSIGAAPLVEALTEQYAGHSGHYGVGSDAASVLPGTVK; the protein is encoded by the coding sequence GTGATCGACTTCCGCTACCACCTCGTCTCCATCGTCTCGATCTTCCTGGCGCTCGCCGTGGGGATCGTGCTGGGGGCGGGCCCGCTGCAGAACAACATCGGCCAGTCGCTGAACGAGCAGGTGACCGCGCTGCGTCAGGACAAGGCGACGCTGCGCGCCCAGCTCGAGGCCCAGCAGCGGGGGATCGACGCCCGCGACACCTTCGCCAACACGGTGACGCCCAAGCTGGTCTCCGGCAGCCTGTCGGGGCGCACCGTCAGCATCGTGGTGGCGCCCGGCGCCGACGCCGACACGGTCAAGAAGACGACGACCGCGCTGACCGGCGCCGGCGCCCGGATCGGGTCCACGGTCACCCTGACCGACGCGTGGGTCGACCCGACCAAGCGCACCTTCCGCGACAACCTCGCCACGCAGCTCGCGTCCCTGGTCAAGGCTCCCGGCACGCTCAGCACCCCCGAGATGCTCCCCGGGACGGTGCTCGCGCGCGCGCTGCTCACCACGGCCGAGCGGCCCACGGACAAGCTCGACCCCAGCGCCGCCCAGGCCCTGGAGGGCCTCAAGGCCGGTGACCTGCTCACGGTGGGCTCCGACCCGGTCGTCCCCGCCTCGAGCGCGGTCCTCGTGGCCGGCCCGGTCAAGGGCGCCAACGAGGAGGACACCTCCGCCCGGCTCGCCTCGTGGGTGGCGCTCACCCGGGCCCTGGACGCCGCCGACTCGGGCACCGTGGTGACCTCGACGATGAACGCCACGGACCCGCAGACAACCGGCGCCCTCGTGGCGGCGGTGCGCGCCGACGGCGACGCGAGCAAGGCCGTCTCCACCGTGGACGACGGCGACCAGAGCATCGGAGCGGCCCCGCTGGTCGAGGCGCTGACCGAGCAGTACGCCGGCCACAGCGGCCACTACGGGGTCGGTTCGGACGCGGCGTCCGTGCTGCCCGGCACGGTGAAGTGA
- the steA gene encoding putative cytokinetic ring protein SteA: protein MPLSIRRRSSREPEVPGVRGPVRVDARTKNLTKRLKPGDIAVIDHQDIDKVSAEALLACRPAAVVNASPSISGRYPNLGPEILIDGGVPLLDNAGRDVMHALHEGQQVRIEGDEIYVGDTIVAKGHLFDHESVQAAMNEARAGLAVQLEAFAANTMEYLRRERELLLDGVGVPDIRTGIDGRHVLVVVRGYHYKEDLQTLRHYIREYRPILIGVDGGADALVEEGHKPHLVVGDMDSVSDATLTCGAEIVVHAYRDGRAPGLERVRNLGIDPVVFPATGTSEDVAMLLADDKGATLIVAVGTHATLVEFLDKGRSGMASTFLTRLRVGGKLIDAKGVSRLYRSRISNLSLFAMLAVGLFALYAALAATPAGTAMLTVVGARWDDVWSWIVGLFS, encoded by the coding sequence ATGCCTCTCTCCATCCGACGCCGGAGCAGCCGCGAACCGGAAGTGCCCGGGGTCCGCGGTCCCGTCCGCGTGGACGCGCGAACCAAGAACCTCACCAAGCGCCTGAAGCCCGGCGACATCGCCGTGATCGACCACCAGGACATCGACAAGGTGAGCGCCGAGGCACTGCTCGCCTGCCGCCCGGCCGCCGTCGTCAACGCCTCGCCATCCATCAGCGGGCGCTACCCCAACCTCGGTCCGGAGATCCTCATCGACGGCGGGGTGCCGCTGCTCGACAACGCGGGGCGCGACGTCATGCACGCCCTGCACGAAGGGCAGCAGGTGCGCATCGAGGGCGACGAGATCTACGTCGGCGACACCATCGTGGCCAAGGGGCACCTGTTCGACCACGAGTCGGTGCAGGCGGCGATGAACGAGGCCCGCGCCGGCCTTGCCGTGCAGCTCGAAGCCTTTGCGGCCAACACGATGGAGTACCTCCGCCGTGAGCGCGAGCTGCTCCTCGACGGGGTCGGCGTCCCGGACATCCGCACCGGGATCGACGGTCGGCACGTCCTGGTGGTGGTGCGCGGCTACCACTACAAGGAGGACCTGCAGACCCTGCGGCACTACATCCGCGAGTACCGCCCCATCCTCATCGGCGTCGACGGCGGAGCCGACGCGCTGGTCGAGGAGGGGCACAAGCCGCACCTGGTCGTCGGCGACATGGACTCGGTCTCCGACGCCACGCTGACCTGCGGTGCCGAGATCGTCGTGCACGCCTACCGCGACGGCCGGGCGCCCGGCCTGGAGCGAGTCCGCAACCTGGGCATCGACCCGGTGGTGTTCCCGGCGACCGGCACCAGCGAGGACGTCGCCATGCTCCTGGCCGATGACAAGGGCGCGACCCTGATCGTGGCCGTCGGCACCCACGCCACCTTGGTGGAGTTCCTCGACAAGGGGCGTTCGGGCATGGCCAGCACGTTCCTCACCCGGCTGCGGGTCGGCGGCAAGCTCATCGACGCCAAGGGCGTGAGCCGCCTCTACCGCTCCCGGATCTCCAACCTGTCCCTGTTCGCAATGCTCGCCGTGGGGCTGTTCGCCCTGTATGCCGCGCTGGCCGCCACGCCTGCCGGCACCGCCATGCTCACCGTGGTCGGTGCCCGCTGGGACGACGTGTGGTCCTGGATCGTAGGACTCTTCTCGTGA
- the recN gene encoding DNA repair protein RecN, with protein sequence MLREIRIQNLGVIDDAVLALSPGLNVVTGETGAGKTMVVSGLGLLLGARADAGLVRNGATAASIEGLVEVPEGHPALVRAREAGGDTEDGLILARTVSAEGRSRAHVGGRSAPVGVLSDLRELLVAVHGQSDQWRLRQPDQHRVVLDGFAGASVAEPLARYTVLYDEHHQLRTELDELRALARDRAREIDVLTAGVEEVEAVDPQPGEDHELRAEDERLAHAEGLRGSAGLAHALVAGATGGPEEEAADEVRGNVVELLAETRATLGAASVHDPTLADLERRAQELGYLAADLGADLAAYLSDVDVDPARLAWVQERRADLARLQRKYGDTVDEVLAWAKEAAARLDRLVTADDRAEAMQARLEQLEAELTAAAAELTAARTAAAQEFGRRVTQELAHLAMGKAVVQVAVQPRETFLRHGADDVEILLAANPGAPPRSVAKAASGGELSRVMLALEVVTGSGDVPTFVFDEVDAGVGGKAALDVGARLAALARSAQVIVVTHLAQVAAFADQHLVVHKTDDGHVTASGVAAVSGDDRLRELARMMAGVEDSGVAIEHARELLAQAGQAVG encoded by the coding sequence GTGCTGCGCGAGATCCGGATCCAGAACCTCGGCGTCATCGACGACGCCGTCCTCGCCCTGTCCCCGGGCCTCAACGTCGTCACCGGTGAGACCGGTGCCGGCAAGACCATGGTCGTCTCCGGCCTCGGCCTCCTGCTCGGCGCCCGCGCCGACGCCGGCCTGGTGCGCAACGGGGCCACGGCTGCGTCCATCGAGGGACTGGTCGAGGTGCCCGAGGGCCACCCGGCCCTGGTCCGCGCCCGGGAGGCAGGCGGCGACACCGAGGACGGGCTCATCCTGGCCCGCACCGTCTCCGCCGAGGGTCGCTCGCGCGCCCACGTCGGCGGCCGCAGCGCCCCGGTCGGGGTGCTCTCCGACCTGCGCGAGCTCCTCGTCGCGGTCCACGGCCAGTCCGACCAGTGGCGGCTGCGCCAGCCCGACCAGCATCGGGTGGTGCTGGACGGCTTCGCCGGCGCCTCGGTCGCCGAGCCGCTGGCGCGCTACACCGTCCTGTATGACGAGCACCACCAGCTCCGCACGGAGCTGGACGAGCTGCGCGCCCTGGCCCGGGACCGCGCCCGCGAGATCGACGTGCTGACCGCCGGCGTCGAGGAGGTCGAGGCCGTCGACCCCCAGCCCGGGGAGGACCACGAGCTGCGCGCCGAGGACGAGCGCCTGGCCCACGCCGAGGGCCTGCGCGGCAGCGCGGGGCTCGCCCACGCCCTGGTGGCCGGGGCCACCGGCGGCCCGGAGGAGGAGGCGGCCGATGAGGTCCGCGGCAACGTCGTCGAGCTGCTCGCCGAGACCCGCGCCACGCTGGGCGCCGCCTCCGTCCACGACCCGACGCTGGCCGACCTCGAACGCCGGGCCCAGGAGCTGGGCTACCTGGCGGCCGACCTGGGAGCCGACCTCGCGGCATACCTCAGTGACGTCGACGTCGACCCGGCCCGGCTCGCCTGGGTGCAGGAGCGGCGTGCCGACCTGGCCCGGCTGCAGCGCAAGTACGGCGACACCGTCGACGAGGTGCTGGCCTGGGCCAAGGAGGCCGCCGCACGGCTGGACCGGCTGGTCACCGCCGACGACCGGGCCGAGGCGATGCAGGCCCGGCTGGAGCAGCTCGAGGCCGAGCTGACCGCGGCGGCCGCCGAGCTGACCGCCGCCCGCACCGCCGCCGCGCAGGAGTTCGGCCGGCGCGTCACGCAGGAGCTGGCGCACCTGGCGATGGGCAAGGCCGTGGTCCAGGTGGCGGTGCAGCCGCGGGAGACCTTCCTGCGCCACGGCGCCGACGACGTGGAGATCCTGCTGGCGGCCAACCCCGGCGCGCCGCCGCGCAGCGTCGCCAAGGCCGCCTCGGGCGGCGAGCTGTCCCGTGTGATGCTCGCGCTGGAGGTCGTCACCGGCAGCGGCGACGTGCCCACGTTCGTCTTCGACGAGGTCGACGCCGGCGTCGGCGGCAAGGCGGCGCTCGACGTCGGGGCGCGGCTGGCGGCGCTCGCCCGGTCCGCGCAGGTGATCGTCGTCACCCACCTGGCCCAGGTCGCGGCCTTCGCCGACCAGCACCTGGTGGTGCACAAGACCGATGACGGGCACGTGACCGCGAGCGGGGTCGCCGCGGTCAGCGGGGACGACCGGTTGCGTGAGCTGGCGCGGATGATGGCCGGCGTCGAGGACTCCGGCGTCGCCATCGAGCACGCCCGCGAGCTGCTCGCCCAGGCCGGGCAGGCGGTCGGCTGA
- a CDS encoding NAD kinase, translating into MTRRILLVAHPRRPEAQHLAGDVASRLHAAGIEVALLPEEAEAVHLGHNPNVVLADPADPARGCELVCVLGGDGTILRGAAMSRGTDAPLLGVNLGHVGFLAEAEREDLQETVERIVSRDYEVEERMTLEVRAHHDGELIASSWALNEVTVEKAARERMLELIVEVDGRPLSTWGCDGVVMATPTGSTAYAFSAGGPVVWPDVEAMMVVPLAAHALFARPLVVGPRCRLAVEVLADTEGSGVLWCDGARMVELPPGARIEVCRSDTPVRLARMSASPFTDRLVAKFDLSVAGWRGAGRRASGGPGPGRRRGSGPGPSTGGDHSVAPATD; encoded by the coding sequence GTGACGCGTCGCATCCTGCTCGTGGCCCACCCGCGCCGCCCCGAGGCCCAGCACCTCGCGGGGGACGTCGCGTCGCGCCTGCACGCGGCCGGCATCGAGGTGGCCCTGCTGCCCGAGGAGGCCGAGGCGGTCCACCTGGGGCACAACCCCAACGTCGTGCTGGCCGACCCCGCCGACCCGGCCCGCGGCTGCGAGCTGGTGTGCGTGCTCGGCGGCGACGGCACCATCCTGCGCGGGGCGGCCATGTCGCGCGGCACCGACGCACCCCTGCTCGGGGTCAACCTCGGACACGTCGGCTTCCTCGCCGAGGCCGAGCGCGAGGACCTGCAGGAGACGGTCGAGCGCATCGTGTCCCGCGACTACGAGGTCGAGGAGCGGATGACCCTCGAGGTGCGGGCCCACCACGACGGGGAGCTCATCGCCTCCAGCTGGGCGCTCAACGAGGTCACCGTCGAGAAGGCCGCGCGGGAGCGGATGCTCGAGCTCATCGTCGAGGTCGACGGCCGGCCGTTGTCCACGTGGGGCTGCGACGGGGTCGTCATGGCCACGCCGACCGGCTCGACGGCCTACGCGTTCTCCGCCGGAGGGCCCGTCGTGTGGCCCGACGTCGAGGCCATGATGGTCGTCCCGCTGGCCGCACACGCGCTGTTCGCCCGGCCGCTGGTCGTCGGACCGCGCTGCCGGCTGGCCGTCGAGGTGCTCGCCGACACCGAGGGCTCCGGCGTCCTGTGGTGCGACGGCGCGCGCATGGTCGAGCTGCCGCCGGGCGCCCGGATCGAGGTCTGCCGCAGCGACACCCCGGTGCGTCTGGCCCGGATGAGCGCCTCGCCCTTCACCGACCGGCTCGTGGCCAAGTTCGACCTCTCGGTCGCCGGCTGGCGCGGGGCGGGCCGTCGCGCGAGCGGCGGTCCGGGCCCGGGCCGCCGCCGGGGGAGCGGGCCCGGCCCGTCGACGGGAGGGGACCACTCGGTGGCGCCTGCCACCGACTGA
- a CDS encoding TlyA family RNA methyltransferase produces the protein MTDSPSRLDVELVRRGLARSRGQARALVDRGAVLVGGATASKVSAPVTAADEITLATKPDPWVSRAAYKLLTALDVFADRGLSAQGKRCIDVGASTGGFTQVLLARGATHVEAVDVGHGQLVAQVAGDPRVTEWSGTNVRDLDPATVGGPAALVVADLSFISLRTVMPALAALTAPGGDLVVLVKPQFEVGRERLGRGGLVRSAPDRARSITDVAQAAAQEGLRPVALHGSPIRGTNGNIEYLLWCTSRDVDALSPREVADRAERLSTEGLT, from the coding sequence ATGACCGACTCGCCGTCGCGCCTGGACGTCGAGCTCGTCCGGCGTGGCCTGGCCAGGTCGCGTGGGCAGGCCCGCGCCCTCGTCGACCGGGGCGCCGTCCTCGTCGGCGGGGCCACCGCGAGCAAGGTCTCCGCCCCGGTGACCGCGGCTGACGAGATCACCCTGGCGACCAAGCCCGACCCGTGGGTGAGCCGCGCGGCATACAAGCTGCTGACCGCACTGGACGTGTTCGCCGACCGCGGCCTGTCGGCGCAGGGGAAGCGCTGCATCGACGTCGGTGCCTCCACCGGTGGCTTCACCCAGGTGCTGCTGGCCCGCGGTGCGACCCATGTCGAGGCGGTCGACGTCGGCCACGGCCAGCTCGTCGCGCAGGTGGCTGGCGACCCGCGGGTGACCGAGTGGTCCGGCACCAACGTGCGGGACCTCGACCCGGCCACCGTCGGGGGGCCCGCGGCCCTGGTGGTCGCCGACCTCAGCTTCATCTCCCTGCGCACGGTGATGCCGGCGCTGGCCGCCCTGACCGCACCTGGCGGTGACCTCGTGGTGCTGGTTAAGCCGCAGTTCGAGGTCGGCCGCGAACGGCTCGGCCGGGGTGGGCTGGTGCGCAGCGCACCCGACCGCGCGCGGTCCATCACCGACGTGGCGCAGGCCGCGGCGCAGGAGGGGCTGCGCCCGGTCGCGCTGCACGGCAGCCCGATCCGGGGCACCAACGGCAACATCGAGTACCTACTCTGGTGCACGTCCCGCGACGTCGACGCGCTGAGCCCGCGCGAGGTCGCCGACCGGGCCGAGCGCCTCTCGACGGAAGGGCTGACGTGA
- a CDS encoding accessory factor UbiK family protein, which translates to MAFESVRGYVQLASGLGELTKARALEAAQGLLSLPGVTSTGRVAGQVTTLADELLAAATTNRENLTTLVRTEVEAAVSRLGLVPVAELEAAQAQVTRLRAELAQVRSADQAEEAAAAHDAATRSRGGEARRPARATRAAATAGAAPAAVPARKPATKPMSATDTAGTSTSATAARATKRPAAKRSATKASAAKASGTKTSSTRASAAKTSAAKASTAKSSAAKTSTAKTSAANTSTVKKAAARKSSAARPGAKKAAGASSVAAAASGARSTTQTARATRRRPASAQAARTRAAREAAPAPTSSSAVTTRRTRKETS; encoded by the coding sequence ATGGCGTTCGAATCGGTGCGGGGTTACGTCCAGCTCGCCTCAGGGCTGGGCGAGCTGACGAAGGCCCGGGCGCTCGAGGCCGCCCAGGGGCTGCTGTCCCTGCCCGGGGTCACGAGCACGGGCAGGGTGGCCGGGCAGGTCACCACGCTCGCCGACGAGCTGCTCGCCGCTGCCACCACCAACCGCGAGAACCTCACGACCCTGGTGCGCACCGAGGTCGAGGCTGCGGTGAGCCGGCTCGGGCTGGTGCCGGTGGCCGAGCTCGAGGCGGCCCAGGCCCAGGTCACGCGGCTGCGTGCCGAGCTGGCCCAGGTGCGCTCGGCCGACCAGGCCGAGGAAGCCGCGGCCGCGCACGACGCCGCGACCCGCAGCCGCGGGGGCGAAGCACGCCGGCCGGCCCGGGCGACCCGAGCAGCGGCCACCGCCGGGGCCGCGCCCGCAGCCGTCCCGGCTCGCAAGCCCGCCACGAAGCCGATGTCCGCCACGGACACGGCCGGGACCTCGACGTCGGCGACCGCGGCACGGGCGACGAAGCGTCCTGCCGCCAAGCGCTCGGCGACCAAGGCCTCCGCGGCCAAGGCTTCCGGAACGAAGACATCGTCGACCAGGGCTTCCGCGGCGAAGACCTCGGCGGCGAAGGCCTCGACCGCCAAGTCCTCGGCGGCGAAGACCTCGACCGCCAAGACCTCGGCGGCCAACACCTCCACGGTGAAGAAGGCCGCGGCCAGGAAGAGCAGTGCGGCCAGGCCCGGCGCGAAGAAGGCCGCGGGCGCGTCCTCGGTCGCGGCCGCCGCCTCCGGTGCCCGGTCGACCACGCAGACCGCGCGCGCCACGCGACGCCGGCCCGCCAGCGCCCAGGCTGCCCGGACCCGGGCCGCCCGTGAGGCTGCCCCCGCGCCGACGTCCTCGTCGGCCGTCACGACCCGCCGGACCCGCAAGGAGACCTCATGA
- a CDS encoding HAD-IIA family hydrolase, with translation MTEPETSLLHGYQGVVCDLDGVVYRGHEPVPHAVEALRAAVRSGRRVVYATNNASRTPAQVAAQLSRMGVSLAERDVVTSAQAGAARVRERVGDGARVLAVGGEGVRAALREEGLVATSEAAGAVAVLQGFGADVGWRELAEAAYAVQAGAVWVATNIDATLPTDRGTAPGNGTLVAAVRSATGVDPDVVGKPWTPLYELSARRLDTDASQTLAIGDRLDTDIAGANAAGVDALVVLTGVHGPADLAAAPAEWRPRYVATDLRCLGAGYVAPQKVEDAWACGAAMVRVDAGDAPSIQVVCDGPAEHLLRAALEAAWEAVDRGAVAAESLGEAGMGRWWSRVAERLAGDAESTD, from the coding sequence GTGACTGAGCCGGAGACGTCGCTGCTGCACGGGTACCAGGGGGTCGTCTGCGATCTCGATGGTGTGGTCTACCGCGGTCACGAGCCCGTGCCCCACGCGGTGGAGGCGCTCCGGGCCGCCGTGCGCTCCGGCCGACGGGTCGTCTACGCCACGAACAACGCCTCGAGGACCCCGGCCCAAGTCGCCGCGCAGCTGAGCCGCATGGGCGTCTCCCTGGCGGAGCGAGACGTCGTCACGAGCGCCCAAGCGGGGGCCGCGCGGGTCCGGGAACGTGTCGGAGACGGCGCCAGGGTGCTCGCGGTCGGTGGCGAGGGTGTGCGTGCCGCGCTGCGTGAGGAGGGGCTCGTCGCGACCTCCGAGGCTGCGGGCGCAGTGGCCGTGCTGCAAGGGTTCGGCGCCGACGTGGGCTGGCGCGAGCTGGCCGAGGCGGCGTATGCCGTGCAGGCCGGTGCCGTGTGGGTCGCCACGAACATCGACGCGACGCTGCCGACCGACCGGGGGACGGCTCCGGGCAACGGCACCCTGGTGGCGGCGGTCCGCAGCGCCACCGGGGTCGACCCGGACGTGGTCGGCAAGCCGTGGACACCGTTGTACGAGCTGAGCGCCCGGCGGCTCGACACCGATGCGTCGCAGACCCTGGCGATCGGCGACCGGCTGGACACCGACATCGCCGGGGCGAACGCCGCGGGCGTGGATGCCCTGGTGGTCCTCACCGGGGTGCACGGCCCGGCGGACCTGGCCGCAGCCCCCGCCGAGTGGCGACCGCGCTACGTCGCCACGGACCTGAGGTGCCTTGGCGCGGGCTACGTCGCGCCGCAGAAGGTCGAGGACGCGTGGGCCTGCGGTGCCGCGATGGTGCGGGTGGACGCCGGCGACGCCCCGTCCATCCAGGTGGTGTGCGACGGTCCGGCCGAGCACCTGCTGCGGGCCGCCCTCGAGGCCGCGTGGGAGGCGGTGGACCGCGGCGCGGTCGCAGCGGAGTCGCTGGGAGAGGCCGGGATGGGGCGATGGTGGTCCCGGGTGGCCGAGCGTCTGGCAGGGGACGCCGAATCGACGGACTGA